One Falco biarmicus isolate bFalBia1 chromosome 9, bFalBia1.pri, whole genome shotgun sequence genomic region harbors:
- the LOC130155109 gene encoding pancreatic lipase-related protein 2-like, whose translation MVAGMWIIAFYLLGTVAGKEVCYPRLGCFTDDPPWSGVPGRLLTGLPDSPEHMHISFSLYTRETGNNSQVISAINSSTIQNSHFSSHRKTSFIIHGFGSTGKKGWVVEMCLLLLEVENINCIAVDWEEGAKGTYISAVNNIRVIGAEVAYFINTLQKLFRYSPDEIHLIGHSLGAHTAGEAGRRIQGIRRITGLDPAGPYFEGTPPEVRLDPSDANFVDVIHSNAAHFPTVGLGMYNTTGHLDFYPNGGTVMPGCNDLIPEMKPSDFEVMIADATVIGGCHHSRSHEFYFESILYPTGYLGYPCETYKSFESGDCFPCPQEGCPMMGHYADKFPAKLKRVNQKYFLNTAADPPFTAWRQKVFIKLSGVKKTRGDINLVFHDTEGNTKEYEITSGLLSQDQVYTKYLDVEINPKHIKEIEFLWNKAIFTLLWARLGAETIKIIHGEDGHMSTFCGHGTVTYGVPQLLTPC comes from the exons ATG GTGGCTGGAATGTGGATTATCGCATTTTATCTCCTTGGCACAGTAGCAG GTAAAGAAGTTTGCTACCCCAGGCTTGGCTGTTTTACAGATGACCCGCCCTGGTCTGGGGTACCAGGGAGGCTTCTGACAGGTTTGCCTGACTCTCCCGAGCACATGCACATCAGCTTCTCTCTCTACACCAGAGAAACAGGAAATAACTCACAg gtgatCTCCGCGATAAACTCCTCCACCATCCAAAACTCACATTTTTCCTCACATAGGAAAACCTCCTTCATCATTCATGGATTtggcagcactggaaaaaaaggctgGGTGGTAGAAATGTGCTTG CTGTTACTGGAAGTGGAAAATATCAACTGCATTGCTGTCGACTGGGAAGAAGGTGCAAAAGGCACCTACATCAGTGCAGTGAACAACATCCGCGTGATCGGGGCTGAGGTTGCTTATTTCATAAATACTTTACAG AAACTCTTCAGATACTCCCCTGACGAAATCCATTTAATTGGCCACAGTCTGGGAGCACACACTGCAGGAGAGGCGGGAAGAAGGATCCAAGGCATCAGGCGGATAACAG gtttagACCCTGCTGGGCCCTATTTCGAAGGTACTCCTCCTGAGGTGAGACTGGATCCTTCAGATGCAAACTTTGTTGATGTCATTCACAGTAATGCTGCTCACTTTCCTACCGTAG GGCTTGGAATGTATAACACCACTGGTCACCTGGACTTTTACCCAAATGGAGGAACTGTGATGCCTGGCTGCAATGATTTAATTCCAGAGATGAAACCTAGTGATTTTGAAGTTATGATTGCAG ATGCTACAGTCATTGGGGGGTGCCATCACTCACGCAGCCatgagttttattttgaaagtatcCTCTACCCTACTGGATACCTTGGATATCCCTGTGAAACGTACAAATCCTTTGAGTCA GGAGACTGTTTCCCATGTCCACAGGAGGGATGTCCAATGATGGGGCACTATGCTGACAAATTCCCAGCCAAACTGAAACGAGTGaaccaaaagtattttttaaatacagcagcagACCCACCTTTTACTG CTTGGAGACAAAAAGTATTTATCAAACTGTCTGgtgtaaagaaaacaagagggGACATAAACCTTGTTTTCCATGACACAGAGGGGAACACAAAAGAATATGAAATTACCAG TGGACTCCTCTCTCAAGATCAAGTTTATACAAAATACCTTGATGTTGAAATTAACCCCAAACATATCAAAGAAATTGAATTTCTCTGGAATAAAGCCATATTTACTCTGCTCTGGGCAAGACTGGGAGCAGAAACTATCAAGATAATTCATGGAGAAGATGGACATAT